From Micromonospora rifamycinica, a single genomic window includes:
- a CDS encoding ABC1 kinase family protein: MTDIPRRAVSRTAKLAALPLGFAGRTVLGMGKRVTGIASDVISAEIQQRTAEQLFSVLGQLKGGAMKFGQALSVFEAALPDEIAAPYRQALTKLQEAAPPLPVASVHKVLAEQLGPDWRDRFVEFDDTPAAAASIGQVHRAVWRDPETGVSRTAAVKIQYPGAGDALLADLKQLSRLGGMFRAIQPGLDVKPLLAELRERITEELDYELEAESQRAFAAAYVDDPEIFIPAVLSASPRVLVTEWIEGTPLADIIREGTEEQRNTAGRLMATLHLSAPPRAGLLHADPHPGNFRLLPDGRLGVIDFGAVARMPEGTPEPIGRLLGLSLRGDADAVVAGLREEGFVKPTEPIDATALLDYIRPMLDPVAQEEFRFTRAWLRAEATRLASPKSPAFQLSRQLNLPPSYLLIHRVTLGSIGVLCQLEAKAPYRGILERWLPGFAPVA; this comes from the coding sequence GTGACCGACATCCCGCGCCGCGCCGTGTCCCGGACCGCCAAGCTCGCCGCTCTGCCGCTCGGCTTCGCCGGTCGGACCGTCCTCGGAATGGGAAAGCGCGTCACCGGCATCGCCTCCGACGTCATCTCCGCCGAGATCCAACAACGCACCGCCGAGCAGCTCTTCAGCGTCCTCGGGCAGCTCAAGGGCGGGGCGATGAAGTTCGGCCAGGCGCTGTCGGTGTTCGAGGCGGCGTTGCCGGACGAGATCGCCGCCCCCTACCGGCAGGCCCTGACGAAGCTCCAGGAGGCCGCCCCGCCGCTGCCGGTGGCCAGCGTGCACAAGGTGCTCGCGGAGCAGCTCGGGCCGGACTGGCGGGACCGGTTCGTGGAGTTCGACGACACCCCGGCCGCGGCGGCCAGCATCGGGCAGGTGCACCGGGCGGTGTGGCGCGACCCGGAGACCGGGGTGTCCCGGACGGCCGCCGTCAAGATCCAGTATCCGGGTGCCGGGGACGCCCTGCTCGCCGACCTCAAGCAGCTCTCCCGGCTCGGCGGGATGTTCCGGGCCATCCAACCGGGCCTGGACGTCAAGCCGCTCCTGGCCGAGCTGCGGGAACGGATCACCGAGGAGCTGGACTACGAGCTGGAGGCCGAGTCGCAGCGCGCCTTCGCCGCAGCGTACGTCGACGACCCGGAGATCTTCATCCCGGCGGTGCTCTCCGCGTCGCCCCGGGTGCTGGTCACCGAGTGGATCGAGGGGACTCCGCTGGCGGACATCATCCGGGAGGGCACCGAGGAGCAGCGCAACACCGCCGGCCGGTTGATGGCGACCCTGCACCTGTCCGCCCCACCACGGGCCGGGCTGCTGCACGCCGACCCGCACCCGGGGAACTTCCGGTTGCTGCCGGACGGCCGGCTCGGCGTCATCGACTTCGGGGCGGTCGCCCGGATGCCCGAGGGCACCCCGGAGCCGATCGGCCGGCTGCTCGGGCTGTCGTTGCGCGGTGACGCCGACGCGGTCGTCGCCGGGTTGCGCGAGGAGGGCTTCGTCAAGCCGACCGAGCCGATCGACGCCACGGCGCTGCTGGACTACATCCGTCCCATGCTCGACCCGGTGGCCCAGGAGGAGTTCCGGTTCACCCGGGCCTGGCTCCGCGCCGAGGCGACCCGGCTGGCCAGCCCGAAGTCACCCGCCTTCCAGCTCAGCCGGCAGCTCAACCTGCCCCCGTCCTACCTGCTCATCCACCGGGTGACGCTGGGCTCGATCGGGGTGCTCTGCCAGCTGGAGGCGAAGGCGCCGTACCGGGGCATCCTGGAACGGTGGCTGCCCGGTTTCGCACCGGTGGCCTGA
- a CDS encoding ThiF family adenylyltransferase gives MSPPHPAPARSTLLRPALLPGLTRLWRDRHTLQLGLTPGRAVLLEVTGTGITRLLDLLDGTRSERVVLADAAAARVDPGQARGLIDTLHAAGLVVPAHTLLPRDLTGPDRARLAAEAGALALTAPAARPGTPAQVLRRRRGARVVVAGAGRLGAPVAVALAQAGVGHVAAELTGPVHPGDLVGTGLAATEVGRPLATAIRAAVDRVAPGTRTGPVDRRRVDLVVQVGADRPAGLLASGYARRRQPHLLLTLREGVPVVGPLVRPPVGPCLNCLDLHRTERDPGWPGLAAQLATGTADQSCGTATLLTAVGYAVAEVLAQLDGGTPETVGCAVEIGPAGRFRRRAWAPHPGCSCADPGRRR, from the coding sequence ATGAGCCCGCCCCACCCCGCACCCGCCCGGTCGACGTTGCTCCGCCCGGCCCTGTTGCCCGGGCTGACCCGGCTCTGGCGTGACCGGCACACCCTGCAACTGGGGCTCACCCCGGGCCGGGCCGTGCTGCTGGAGGTGACCGGCACCGGCATCACCCGGCTGCTCGACCTGCTCGACGGCACCCGTAGCGAACGCGTCGTCCTGGCGGACGCGGCAGCAGCCCGGGTCGACCCCGGCCAGGCGCGCGGGCTGATCGACACGCTGCACGCCGCCGGGCTCGTCGTACCGGCGCACACCCTGCTTCCCCGTGACCTCACCGGCCCGGACCGCGCCCGGCTCGCCGCGGAGGCCGGGGCACTCGCCCTGACCGCGCCGGCCGCCCGGCCCGGCACCCCGGCCCAGGTGCTCCGCCGACGACGCGGCGCCCGGGTGGTGGTGGCCGGGGCGGGCCGGCTCGGCGCGCCCGTCGCCGTGGCCCTGGCCCAGGCCGGCGTCGGTCACGTGGCCGCCGAGCTGACCGGCCCGGTCCACCCCGGCGACCTGGTGGGGACCGGGCTGGCCGCGACCGAGGTGGGGCGGCCGCTGGCCACCGCGATCCGGGCCGCCGTCGACCGGGTCGCCCCCGGCACCCGGACCGGCCCGGTCGACCGACGCCGGGTCGACCTGGTGGTGCAGGTCGGCGCGGACCGGCCGGCGGGCCTGCTCGCCAGCGGGTACGCCCGGCGTCGCCAACCGCACCTGCTGCTCACCCTCCGGGAAGGGGTGCCGGTGGTCGGCCCGCTGGTCCGGCCGCCGGTCGGCCCCTGCCTGAACTGTCTGGACCTGCACCGCACCGAGCGGGATCCGGGCTGGCCCGGCCTGGCCGCCCAGCTCGCCACCGGCACAGCCGACCAGTCCTGCGGCACGGCCACCCTGCTCACCGCCGTGGGTTACGCCGTCGCCGAGGTGCTGGCCCAGCTCGACGGCGGCACCCCGGAGACGGTGGGCTGCGCCGTGGAGATCGGGCCCGCCGGCCGGTTCCGTCGCCGGGCCTGGGCCCCACACCCCGGGTGCTCCTGCGCCGACCCCGGCCGCCGCCGGTGA
- a CDS encoding DUF5679 domain-containing protein gives MADQAQTYNGYCVKCKEKRDFEGHVEVSKTGMNMAKGKCPVCGTTVNRILGKAKV, from the coding sequence GTGGCCGACCAGGCCCAGACCTACAACGGTTACTGCGTCAAGTGCAAGGAGAAGCGGGACTTCGAGGGGCACGTGGAGGTCTCGAAGACCGGGATGAACATGGCCAAGGGCAAGTGTCCGGTGTGCGGCACAACAGTGAACCGCATCCTGGGCAAGGCCAAGGTCTGA
- a CDS encoding M48 metallopeptidase family protein, with translation MVAARKPVVEVRRSQRRRRTVSAYRDGERVVVLIPDQFSRAEESEWVDRMLARLAAREGRLSRSDTELLDRALRLIGLYLSDQGGDALPASVRWVTNQNGRWGSCTPADRTIRISHRLQDMPDWVLDYVLLHELAHLIVPSHNARFWELVGRYAKTERARGYLEGVAAASAVPVAG, from the coding sequence ATGGTGGCGGCGCGGAAGCCGGTCGTCGAGGTACGGCGCAGTCAGCGCCGGCGACGCACGGTGTCCGCCTACCGGGACGGCGAGCGGGTCGTGGTCCTCATCCCGGACCAGTTCTCCCGGGCCGAGGAGAGCGAGTGGGTCGACCGGATGCTGGCCCGGCTCGCCGCCCGCGAGGGCCGGTTGAGCCGCAGCGACACCGAGCTGCTCGACCGGGCGCTCCGGCTGATCGGCCTGTACCTGTCCGACCAGGGCGGCGACGCCCTGCCGGCCAGCGTCCGCTGGGTCACCAACCAGAACGGCCGCTGGGGTTCCTGCACCCCTGCCGACCGGACCATCCGGATCTCGCACCGGCTCCAGGACATGCCCGACTGGGTGCTCGACTACGTGCTGCTGCACGAGTTGGCGCACCTCATCGTGCCGAGCCACAACGCCCGCTTCTGGGAGCTGGTCGGCCGGTACGCCAAGACCGAGCGCGCCCGGGGCTACCTGGAGGGGGTCGCCGCCGCCTCCGCCGTCCCGGTCGCCGGTTGA